The genomic interval ATGAGAAAGCATTGTCAGGGTTACTGTTGTTCAGGTTAGGGCTGGCTTTAGCTCTGATAATAATCATCGCAAAAGAACAGTATCCGAAAATAATCAGTACGGTGGAAAGTAAAGCCAGGTTTAAGAACTTGTTACGGTGTTTAATCGAATACATGATTCCCCAGGTCAGTGCTCCGATTAAAATCGCAGCGAAAAAGACCACACCAGTTCCGAATCCCATTCCTAAAGTGTTAACGAAGAACAAATCGAAGTAAGCACCAAAAGAAACCACATACTGGATAATACCATATTGAACAAAGGCAAGGATCAGGACCCCTACGATAAAGGTTTTAATGATACCGAAGTTTGTTGGTTTTGGTGTTTTCTTGAAATAATATACAAAGGCTATCGCAGGGATAGTCAATAAGTTTAATAAGTGAATACCGATGGATAAACCCATGATATAAGCAATAAACAATAACCACCTGTCTGCGCGGGGCTCATCAGCATGTGCTTCCCATTTCAGGATACCCCAGAATACAATTGCTGTAAACAGAGAGGAAAGTGCGTATACTTCCGATTCTACTGCAGAGAACCAGAAACTGTCTGAGAAGGTATAGGCCATTGCACCGACAACTCCTGCACCCATTACAGTGATCAGGTTTCCGATAGTCAGGTCTGACTCAGTTTTAATGACCATCTTTTTAGCCAGCGCAGTAATTGTCCAGAATAAAAATAGGATCGTAGCCGCACTTGCAAGAGCAGAACCCACATTCATGAAATAAGCTATTTTATGAATATCGCCAAATGCAAAGATTGAGAAGAAGCGCTGAATCATTAAGAACAAGGGCGCACCTGGTTGGTGAACAACCTGCATTTTAAGTGCAGATGCTATAAACTCCCCACAGTCCCAGAAACTTACGGAAGGTTCTAAGGTGAGTATATAGGTGAGGGCCGCCAGGATAAAGCACATCCATCCTGTAAGGTTATTAATTTTAGTATAATTCATTTCTTTCTTAAATATAAAATGTGGCTTTTAAAAATGCAGCCGAAAATAATCAAATAGATTGATAATAGTACATATATACAACTACATTAACAAATTTTAATGTGTTAAAGGGGTTTAAAGGCTGTTTTTAAAAATATTTTATTTTTTTTTGCGGAAGATTTGCATTTATCAAAAAGCTGCGTATATTTGCATTCCCAAACGAAACAACTCATGGTTATTTCTACGGAAGATTGCCCGATAGTATAAAGGTAGTACAACGGTTTTTGGTACCGTTTGTCTAGGTTCGAATCCTGGTCGGGCAACTAAACAATATATCGGATTGTGAGTAATCACAATCCGATTTTTTCGTAACCCAGCATTGATACCCGTCTAATCATGCCCTTGCAATTTAATCCCGTTAAACTTTTCGCCGGAACCGGTACAAAAGCATTAGCACACAAAATTGCCGAAAGTTACGGCAAACCACTCGGTAATGTAACCTTAAGCAGGTTTAGCGATGGTGAGTTTCAGCCTTCTTATGATGAAACTGTAAGAGGATGTGATGTATTCCTGATCCAGTCTACCTACCAGCCTTCTGATAATTTAATGGAACTTTTGTTGATGATTGATGCCGCAAAGAGAGCTTCTGCGCATTATATCACTGCTGTTGTTCCTTATTATGGTTTGGCCAGACAGGACAGAAAAGATAAGCCAAGAGTTGCTATTGGCGCAAAGTTAGTGGCTAATTTGTTGAAATCTGCTGGTATACACCGTATTATGACGATGGACCTGCATGCAGCACAGATACAAGGCTTCTTCGATATTCCTGTAGATCACCTGGATGGTTCGGTAATCTTTGTTCCTTATATCAAAAGTTTAGGCCTGGAAAATCTGACTATTGCTTCTCCGGATATGGGTGGATCATACAGAGCGCGTACTTTTGCAAAATTCTTTAACGCAGAGGTTGTTATTTGTGATAAACGACGTAAACGTGCCAATGAAATTGAGTCTATGTCAATCATTGGGGATGTAACAGGGATGGATATTGTTTTAATTGACGATATTTGCGATACTGCAGGAACATTGGCTAAAGCTGCGGCTTTAATCATGGAAAAAGGTGCAAAAAGTGTAAGAGCAGTTTGTACACACCCGGTATTATCTGGTAAAGCTTATGAGACTGTAGAGAACTCTATGCTTACCGAACTGATTGTAACGGATACTATTCCTTTAAAGCAGGAAAGTCCAAAAATAAGAGTACTGAGTACGGCCAGTTTATTTGCGAAGGCAATTGCCAATGTAAATGAACATGGATCAATCAGTGATCTGTTTAGAGTTTAATATTAATAACAAATAAATATAAAACAAGATGAAACCTGAATGGTCCGCAAGACCATGAAAGCTTCATCACCATTAAAAAACAAATTAAAAACAAGATGAAACCTGAATGGTCCGCAAGACCATGAAAGCTTCATCACCATTAAAAAACAAATTAAAAACAAGATGAAACCTGAATGGTCCGCAAGACCATGAAAGCTTCATCACCATTAAAAAACAAATTAAAAACAAGATGAAAATAATCGCAATTAGCGGTTCTCCAAGAGAGAACGTAGGGAAACGCGATGCTAAAGAGCTTCGCTATGAAGGTAAAGTTCCTGCAGTATTGTATGGTGGTAAAGAACAAGCACATTTTGCTGTAGTGATTACAGAATTAAAAGATGCTATTTACACTCCTGAAGCAAACTTTTTAGAAATTGATATCAATGGTACAAAAACCAAAGCAATCATAAAAGAGTTACAATTTCACCCATTAACAGACGTATTATTACACGTAGATTTTCTTCAGTTATTTGATGACAAAGAAATCGTTATGGAAATTCCGGTAAGATTAGAAGGAACTTCTCCAGGTGTTAAAATGGGTGGTAAATTAGTTCAGAAATTACGTAAACTTCGTGTTAAATCTTTCCCGAAAGATATGCCACAAGTTGTTGACGTTAGTATTGCTAAATTAGAAGTAGGTAATTTATTCCGTGTACGTGACCTTGCAAAAGCAGCATACACTATTACTAACACTCCAGAAGATACAATCGTTTCTGTTGGTATGTCAAGAGCTCTTAAACAAGCTGAACAACAAGCAGGTAAAAAATAAGCTGAACTATAGCTTAACAGAAAGCAGCACTGAATTTCAGTGCTGCTTTTTTTATGCCTTAACTTTTCATCATTGGCGGGTTTGCTCCTATATGCGGGTACGATTTCATAGAAACTGTTATCTTTGCGGGAAAGAAAGAGTGATACATGAAATATTTGATAGTTGGGCTGGGAAATATAGGATCAGAGTACGTGGGTACCAGACATAATATAGGATTTGAAATTGCAGATGAACTGGTTAAACAGCTTGGAGGTTCCTTTTCTAATATACGTTTAGCTTATTATTCAGAAGTATCCTGGAAGGGCAAAAAACTGCATGTAATCAAACCAACTACCTATATGAATTTAAGTGGAAGAGCAGTCAATTACTGGATGCAGGAATTGAATATTCCACTGGAAAATGTGTTGGTTATTGTAGATGATATTGCACTTCCGCTAGGCAAGCTGAGACTCAAATTAAAAGGGAGCAGTGCCGGACATAACGGGTTGAAAAGTATAGAAGCCAGCTGCGGAAGCCAGGATTATCCAAGATTACGTTTTGGCGTAAGTGATAATTTTGCAAAGGGCAGACAAGCTGATTATGTGCTGGGTGGATTTGATAAAGATGAGTTACCTGAATTGCCTGCATTGGTTGAAAGAAGTGTAGCACTGATCCAGAGTTTTGTAACTGCAGGGCCAGCGCATACCATGACTGCTTTTAATAAATAATTAAATTGCTTAAAGCATTAATGCTTTCTTATCCACAAAATGGGTGATTTTTTCATGTAATAAGCGAAGTTCAAAAGGTTTACTCAACACATCGTTTGCACCGGCATCAATTGCTGCTTTTTTATCATTTTCCATAACTGCTGCTGAAAAAGTGATAATAGGAATATCTTTTTTACCTGGTATATAATCATTTCTGATCAGTTTCGTTGCTTCCAGTCCGCTCATTACTGGCATAAAGGTATCCATCAGAATAAGATCGTAATTGTTGTCTCTGAGTTTATCCAGTACCTCCTGTCCGTTTTCAGCAAAATCGGCAATCACCTCCCAGTCTTTCATAATCTTAATGATCAGGAATTTGTTAATCGGGTTATCTTCGGCAACCAGAATTCTTACATTGGTAAAAGGTAAAAGTTTGTCCAGATGTTTCTCTTTCGGCTCTGGAACATCCTGCAGGACTTCATACCAATTGACAAAACAGAAAGTACTTCCCTGGCCTTCGCAACTATCAACAGTCAATACACCACCTTTCAGACGAGCCAGATTTTTAACAATAGAGAGCCCAAGCCCTGTACCTCCAAAGTTCATGGTGGTACTCTCTTCTGCCTGTTCAAAGGTTTCAAAAATCTTCTCGATCTTATCTGTAGGGATACCAATTCCTGTATCGGTTACAGAGAACTTGATTTGCAGGTTATTTCCTTTGCGGTTCAGTATTTCTACTTTCAGCGTAACGCTACCTTTATTGGTGAATTTAATCGCATTGCCAATCAGGTTCATCAGGATCTGATTCAACCTTAAAGAGTCGGCAGATACGTTTTTAGGCAGATCCGGATCGAAGGAAGTAATCAGTTCCAGATCTTTTTCTTTCGCCCTTATACTTAAAAGATTGATTACCGCATGGCAAACTTCTACCAGGTCGGTCCCGGAGCGGTTAATCTTGAACATTCCCGCATCAATCTTCGATAAATCAAGAATATCATTAATAACACCTAACAGCGAATTAGAAGAGATTTGCAGCAGCGAAATCATCTCGTTCTGCTCAGGAGTAAGTGTTGTCTTTTCCAGTAAATTGGCCAGACCGATAATACCATTGATAGGGGTACGGATTTCATGGCTCATATTGGCCAGGAAATTCTCTTTTATTTTTTTTCCCTGTTCAGCGAGTTCTTTTGCTTTAATCAGCTCTTTCTGATAAGCTTCAAGCTCTTTATTCTTTTTAATAATATCTCTTTGTGTTCTTACAAATTGTAAAAAGGAATCCACTTTCGCAGAGGTCACATAAGGGTTCAATGGTTTATACAGGTAATCGACTGCTCCTGCATTCAGTCCTTTTACCGCATATTTGGCATCCGTTGAAATAGCGGTAACAAAAATAACAAGGATATCTTTTGTTCTGGGATTACTTTTCAGGATTTCTACCAGTTCAAAGCCATCCATCTCAGGCATCTGTACATCCACTAACGCAATGGCTATATCCATCTCCCAGGCAAGTCTTAAGGCTTCGTTAGGCAGGGTAGTAGAAACCAGATTTACATCATGTCTTTCCAGCAAGGCTTCCAACGCTATTATGTTCTCGGGTCTGTCATCGACAATAAGAATATTAATCTTTTCCATAATTTTTAAGGGAGTATCTTTCTGAAAAGACTTATGCTATTTTTTGGTAAATATTGTTTTTTTTATCCACGACCCTGAAACGGCCAATTTCTGAACTTCTCAGTGTTTCTTTGGAGCCTAAACAAAGAAAGCCAAAGTTAGCTAAACTATTGTAAAAAAGGTCAATCACCTTTTTTTGAAGAGCCGTATTGAAGTAAATCAGCACATTACGGCATGATATCAACTGAAACTCATTAAAGACTCCGTCCGATGCCAGGTTGTGTGCTGAAAATAACATATTCTTTTTTAAAGAATGATTAATTGATGCTGCTCCGTACCGTGCCGTATAATAATCTGCAAGGGTATGTAATGCCCCGGTTTTCTGATAGTTCTCTGAATAATGTTTCATCTTCTGCAAGTCGTATATCCCATTTTTAGCAAACTCTAAAACATCAGCATTAATGTCAGTTCCGTAGAAAAAACTCCGTTCATATAGATGCTGTTCAGCAAACAGAATCGCAAATGAATAAAGTTCTTCTCCTGTTGAACAACCCGCATTCCATACTTTAATCCTTTGATAAGATCTCAGGTAAGGAATGACATGTTCAGCAACAGATTTATAAAAAACCGGGTCCCTGAACATTTCGGTTACGTTCACGGTAACTTCAATCAGAAAATATTCAAAGTAGTCATGGTCATTAGTTAATAATGTACGTAATTCAAACAAACTTAGTTGTTGTAATTGCATAATTCTTGTCACTCTTCTTTTGAGCGAGGCGGCAGAGTAATCACTAAAGTCAAATCCATGAATATTGTAGATGAAATTAGTGAGGCTTTCCAGCTCTTCATAGCTGATTATATCTTCCGGGTTTCCTGCGGGCATACTCATCTTAACTTAACCAGACTCTTAACATAGATAATAACTGATCAATATCCACGGGTTTGGCTATATAGTCATTTGCTCCGGCTTCAATACATTTTTCGCGGTCATTTTTCATCGCTTTAGCAGTTAATGCTATAATTGGTAGTTTTTTATATTCCCGCTTTTCCCTGATCGTTCGCATTGCTTCATAACCATCCATCTCAGGCATCATAATATCCATCAATATCAGGTCAATATTTGCTGTCTCTCCGAGCTTTTCGATGGCTTCCCTGCCATTGTTGGCAATCACAATATTAATATCGTAAACCTGCAAGGCACTGGATAAAGCAAAGATATTCCGCATATCATCATCCGTAATCAGGATCGTTTTGTCTTTCAATACTTTCTCTATCGTAGAAACAGTTTTGTTTTTTGCAGATCCTTTAGCGGAAGTCTGGAAGTTGTCCTGTTTTTTTAATTTATTCATGAACAGACTTACTTCGTCAATCAACCTGTCATTAGATTTATTTGACTTTAAGACCATGGCCTCAGAGTATCTCATGATATGCGCAATCTTATCCTGATCGAGTTCCATTGCCGTATTGATAATCACAGGAATATGGGTGAACCTATCCTGTGTTTTAATCTGATCGAGTAAATCAAAACCAGACGCGTCAGGAAGATTTAAGTCCAGAATGATACAATCAAATGTTCGGTTCTCCAGCATGTCCAATGCTTCCTGGCCAGTAAAGGCCTGTGCTACTTCAATCCCTTTTTCTACCAGCTGCTCTTTAACAGCAAGACTTTGCAGTTCATGATCTTCAATAATCAGTACAGTCTGGAAGTTATATAAAATATGACCCGAATTTAAAACTGAGAAAGCATGGTCCAGCTGATCTTGCTCAATTGGTTTTTTCAGGAATCCAATCGCTCCTTCTTTTAAAGCTTTTTCTCCTTTAACTTCGCCAGCAGACATCATATGAATCGGGATTTGTTTGGTTTGCGGATTGTCTTTTAATCTTTTCAGGATACTCCACCCATCCATTACTGGTAGCATGACATCCAGAATTATCGCATCCGGAAGCTCTTTTACAGCCATTTCCAGCCCCACATCACCACTGTGCGCCAGTAAAGGTTCAAAACCTTTTTCAATTGCATAATCTTTCAGCACATCAGCGAAAACCAGGTCGTCTTCCACGATTAAT from Pedobacter sp. WC2423 carries:
- a CDS encoding ribose-phosphate pyrophosphokinase, which gives rise to MPLQFNPVKLFAGTGTKALAHKIAESYGKPLGNVTLSRFSDGEFQPSYDETVRGCDVFLIQSTYQPSDNLMELLLMIDAAKRASAHYITAVVPYYGLARQDRKDKPRVAIGAKLVANLLKSAGIHRIMTMDLHAAQIQGFFDIPVDHLDGSVIFVPYIKSLGLENLTIASPDMGGSYRARTFAKFFNAEVVICDKRRKRANEIESMSIIGDVTGMDIVLIDDICDTAGTLAKAAALIMEKGAKSVRAVCTHPVLSGKAYETVENSMLTELIVTDTIPLKQESPKIRVLSTASLFAKAIANVNEHGSISDLFRV
- a CDS encoding 50S ribosomal protein L25/general stress protein Ctc encodes the protein MKIIAISGSPRENVGKRDAKELRYEGKVPAVLYGGKEQAHFAVVITELKDAIYTPEANFLEIDINGTKTKAIIKELQFHPLTDVLLHVDFLQLFDDKEIVMEIPVRLEGTSPGVKMGGKLVQKLRKLRVKSFPKDMPQVVDVSIAKLEVGNLFRVRDLAKAAYTITNTPEDTIVSVGMSRALKQAEQQAGKK
- the pth gene encoding aminoacyl-tRNA hydrolase, translating into MKYLIVGLGNIGSEYVGTRHNIGFEIADELVKQLGGSFSNIRLAYYSEVSWKGKKLHVIKPTTYMNLSGRAVNYWMQELNIPLENVLVIVDDIALPLGKLRLKLKGSSAGHNGLKSIEASCGSQDYPRLRFGVSDNFAKGRQADYVLGGFDKDELPELPALVERSVALIQSFVTAGPAHTMTAFNK
- a CDS encoding response regulator, producing the protein MEKINILIVDDRPENIIALEALLERHDVNLVSTTLPNEALRLAWEMDIAIALVDVQMPEMDGFELVEILKSNPRTKDILVIFVTAISTDAKYAVKGLNAGAVDYLYKPLNPYVTSAKVDSFLQFVRTQRDIIKKNKELEAYQKELIKAKELAEQGKKIKENFLANMSHEIRTPINGIIGLANLLEKTTLTPEQNEMISLLQISSNSLLGVINDILDLSKIDAGMFKINRSGTDLVEVCHAVINLLSIRAKEKDLELITSFDPDLPKNVSADSLRLNQILMNLIGNAIKFTNKGSVTLKVEILNRKGNNLQIKFSVTDTGIGIPTDKIEKIFETFEQAEESTTMNFGGTGLGLSIVKNLARLKGGVLTVDSCEGQGSTFCFVNWYEVLQDVPEPKEKHLDKLLPFTNVRILVAEDNPINKFLIIKIMKDWEVIADFAENGQEVLDKLRDNNYDLILMDTFMPVMSGLEATKLIRNDYIPGKKDIPIITFSAAVMENDKKAAIDAGANDVLSKPFELRLLHEKITHFVDKKALML
- a CDS encoding protein-glutamate O-methyltransferase CheR, which produces MPAGNPEDIISYEELESLTNFIYNIHGFDFSDYSAASLKRRVTRIMQLQQLSLFELRTLLTNDHDYFEYFLIEVTVNVTEMFRDPVFYKSVAEHVIPYLRSYQRIKVWNAGCSTGEELYSFAILFAEQHLYERSFFYGTDINADVLEFAKNGIYDLQKMKHYSENYQKTGALHTLADYYTARYGAASINHSLKKNMLFSAHNLASDGVFNEFQLISCRNVLIYFNTALQKKVIDLFYNSLANFGFLCLGSKETLRSSEIGRFRVVDKKNNIYQKIA